Proteins found in one Salvia splendens isolate huo1 chromosome 10, SspV2, whole genome shotgun sequence genomic segment:
- the LOC121751210 gene encoding dirigent protein 21-like: MKNPTHNFLLTIVSLLITTTAAAAETPWFENLCISNKNTTKLHFYVHDVRSGPNATLYNVANSSITGTSPTGFGRINVFDDRVTAEPDIASEEVARAQGTTTSVDLQVSAASMNLNFFLKAGKFNGSTVTVVGRNQFSDAERELPVVGGNGAFRYARGYAITRSYSNDAATNYGVLEYTIYVRTSRKCF; the protein is encoded by the coding sequence ACACATAATTTTCTCTTAACAATTGTCTCCCTCCTcatcaccaccaccgccgctgccgccgaaACACCATGGTTCGAAAACCTTTGCATAAGTAACAAAAACACAACAAAGCTTCATTTCTACGTCCACGACGTCCGAAGCGGCCCCAACGCCACCTTATACAACGTCGCCAACTCCTCCATCACCGGCACCTCCCCCACCGGCTTCGGCCGGATCAACGTCTTTGACGACCGGGTCACGGCGGAGCCGGACATCGCCTCGGAGGAGGTGGCGAGAGCGCAGGGGACCACCACTTCTGTGGACCTCCAAGTCTCGGCGGCATCCATGAATctcaacttcttcttgaagGCCGGGAAGTTTAACGGAAGCACGGTCACCGTTGTTGGCCGGAATCAGTTTTCCGACGCGGAGAGGGAGCTGCCGGTTGTCGGCGGAAACGGGGCTTTCCGGTATGCACGTGGATATGCGATTACAAGGAGCTATTCTAATGATGCGGCAACGAATTATGGTGTGCTTGAATATACGATTTATGTCAGGACTTCAAGAAAATGTTTTTGA